In a genomic window of Physeter macrocephalus isolate SW-GA chromosome 14, ASM283717v5, whole genome shotgun sequence:
- the ZSCAN32 gene encoding LOW QUALITY PROTEIN: zinc finger and SCAN domain-containing protein 32 (The sequence of the model RefSeq protein was modified relative to this genomic sequence to represent the inferred CDS: inserted 3 bases in 2 codons; substituted 3 bases at 3 genomic stop codons), protein MAAIRSSQAHPSPSKDSTQGQKSALHNNGPDYEASRQRFRQFCYQEVASPHEAFSKLWELCCQWLRPKTHSKEQILELLVLEQFLTILPEKIQSWVREQCPENGDEAVALVEDVQRAPGQQVPESGKDLKMPIEETASLGAARESLRSHLKQGVHPEEWTVKGSRSSPQRPWGQSEAWLTLQAPRNLPQRRGLGDQETGAVLHTAGAQGGATCEDRAISFCQEGEIHLGPEXRALYRDVTQKRDHHCLLAASVHWDYEETKTRLTILSNSQFYEKLQTHQQNSQISRALVEQLQEQSFLQTTEQHRAKFKSLQLSXHNMRRGYVPEPCIFYEETDALSSPCASAPTMASSAVPGQEGSXGXRTEQNGGPTEAGEGTTVDAEDWEEEDFRDPGQAVRRVGLPDLFPNRRGIEIKSGITKENWKWDDTEEAEMNKPFQRKSSEVFWHSELKRGWASAPVSRRQRRCSPGESEEKPPSQKRMSHQRLRTGEKACTHFLCGRNCSQSSPSHHQPVPKVEKASKCHECGKSFSRSSYLVRHQRIHTGEKPHKCSECGKGFSERSNLTAHLRTHTGERPYQCGECGKSFNQSSSLIVHQRTHTGEKPYQCTVCAKRFNNSSQFSAHRRVHTGESPYKCGQCGKSFNNGSYLSAHQKTHTGXKHYQCSQCEKIFTKNPALIHHQGVHTKEVPISQEGRHVL, encoded by the exons ATGGCTGCAATAAGGAGTTCCCAGGCACACCCGTCCCCAAGCAAGGATTCCACACAGGGACAGAAATCAGCCCTGCACAACAATGGCCCTGACTATGAAGCTTCCCGCCAGCGCTTCCGGCAGTTCTGCTACCAGGAGGTAGCTAGTCCACATGAAGCTTTTAGCAAACTCTGGGAACTCTGTTGTCAGTGGCTGAGGCCTAAGACACACTCAAAAGAGCAAATCCTGGAGCTGCTGGTTTTGGAGCAGTTTCTGACCATCTTGCCAGAAAAGATCCAGAGCTGGGTGAGGGAGCAGTGTCCAGAAAATGGTGACGAAGCTGTGGCTCTGGTTGAGGATGTACAGAGAGCACCTGGGCAGCAG GTCCCGGAATCTGGGAAGGACTTGAAAATGCCCATCGAGGAGACGGCCTCCTTGGGAGCAGCCAGAGAATCACTGAGATCCCACCTGAAACAGGGGGTTCATCCAGAAGAATGGACTGTGAAGGGGTCACGGAGCTCACCCCAGAGACCGTGGGGACAGTCAGAAG CCTGGCTTACTCTGCAGGCTCCCAGGAACCTTCCTCAGAGGAGGGGTCTTGGAGACCAGGAGACAGGTGCTGTGCTCCACACAGCTGGGGCCCAG GGAGGAGCCACGTGTGAGGACAGAGCCATATCCTTCTGTCAGGAAGGGGAGATACACCTGGGCCCCGAATAGAGGGCCCTCTACAGGGATGTTACACAGAAGA GGGATCAcca TTGTCTCCTGGCAGCAAGTGTGCACTGGGACTATGAAGAGACCAAGACACGCCTGACCATTCTCAGTAATTCTCAGTTTTATGAAAAACTCCAGACCCATCAGCAGAACAGCCAGATCTCCAGGGCCTTGGTGGAACAACTCCAGGAGCAAAGCTTTCTGCAGACCACAGAGCAGCATCGCGCCAAGTTCAAAAGCCTGCAGTTGA TCCACAACATGAGGAGAGGCTATGTGCCTGAGCCTTGTATCTtttatgaggaaactgatgccctTTCCAGCCCCTGCGCCTCTGCACCTACTATGGCAAGCAGTGCTGTTCCTGGCCAAGAGGGAAGTTGAGGCTAGAGAACTGAGCAGAATGGAGGGCCCACAGAGGCTGGAGAAGGTACCACCGTGGATGCTGAGGACTGGGAGGAAGAGGATTTCAGGGATCCTGGCCAGGCGGTTAGGAGGGTTGGCCTGCCAGACCTGTTCCCAAACAGACGTG GTATTGAGATCAAGAGCGGGATTACAAAAGAGAATTGGAAATGGGATGATACAGAGGAAGCAGAAATGAACAAGCCTTTTCAGAGAAAGTCCAGTGAAGTCTTTTGGCACTCTGAGCTAAAAAGAGGCTGGGCGAGTGCTCCAGTGTCAAGAAGGCAACGAAGATGTTCTCCAGGGGAGAGTGAGGAGAAACCCCCATCCCAGAAGAGGATGAGTCACCAGAGACTTCGTACTGGGGAAAAGGCCTGTACACATTTCCTGTGTGGGAGAAACTGCTCTCAGAGTTCTCCCTCTCACCACCAGCCAGTCCCCAAAGTGGAAAAAGCTTCTAAATGTCACGAATGTGGGAAAAGCTTTAGCCGAAGTTCTTATCTTGTTCGACACCAGAGAATCCACACGGGAGAGAAGCCTCACAAGTGCAGTGAGTGTGGGAAAGGCTTCAGTGAGCGCTCCAACCTCACTGCCCACCTGAGAACTCACACAGGGGAGAGACCCTACCAGTGTGGGGAATGTGGGAAAAGCTTCAACCAGAGCTCCAGCCTCATTGTCCATCAGAGGACCCACACGGGGGAGAAGCCTTATCAGTGCACTGTCTGTGCAAAGAGATTCAACAACAGCTCCCAGTTCAGCGCTCACCGGCGAGTCCACACTGGGGAGAGCCCATACAAGTGTGGGCAGTGTGGGAAAAGCTTCAACAACGGCTCCTACTTGAGTGCCCACCAGAAAACCCACACGGG AAAGCATTACCAGTGCTCTCAGTGTGAGAAAATCTTCACTAAGAACCCTGCCCTCATCCACCATCAGGGGGTACACACAAAAGAAGTTCCCATATCCCAGGAAGGAAGGCATGTGCTATGA